One genomic region from Amphiprion ocellaris isolate individual 3 ecotype Okinawa chromosome 20, ASM2253959v1, whole genome shotgun sequence encodes:
- the si:ch211-266g18.10 gene encoding titin isoform X50 — MAEGAKPASATAAGGSNGAAAPQPGFLRSGALSLLNKLKVSVELLIALAALLSWVVVGVVMFDFVEYKAVPDIQQIITDPVKAVNDAVDEATSLLNKFQECAPDLSDPMSAATYAAEEISAAKDGVVRYFSDEEGTFYLSYIDPVVIGRRAFHSTNDFMCGVVGGCRDTLCTVVDSILDTIQEINKGKIDLSYIDPVVIGRGVFNVTNEFVCGVVGYIQGVLCSILDTILDVVKGVTDISFIDPVVIGRNTFGATNDFVNGIVGYIQSVLCTIIDSILEIVKGTTDISFIDPVVIGRNVFSVTNDFVSGIAGYIQDVLCVILDVILDTLKDIQQAVGFSPMSVLKTTADITKEQISMLVSYFSATLIGEEGIMPEVSLDPMKVVEDAVLEFTDKKDLFVAYMSSMLVGDQGEPAAPPVVNVVTEKDEAVAAPSDINLVRRKGEFLPPFEKVAEILHTAKDEAAPAAELSEDSKTEEEEEEKEEEEEEEEAEVPPEAASEADVQDAEEDEVKHVDLEEKESETPLEEEILDHDSKEEEKEEADKEEEEEIITEEAAEQLEKEEGEEQEEDKKEEEGEEDQGKTEEAVDEEDEEAQAADGVVEDKEEEEEIKTEDVLVEEEEEEVEEEIKTEDYLVEEEEEEVEEEIKTDDVLVEEEEEEEEEEIKTEDDLVEEEEEKEEEEIKTEDDLVEEEEEEEEEEIETEDALVEEEEEEEEETKTIDALVEEEEEEETKTEDALLEDEDEEEEEEAKPEEVLLEDEEKEKEEEETKTEEDLAEDEDEEKEEETKTEDVLLEDEDEEEEEEEDEEDDKTKTDKDLAEDVEKEEPKLEDLAEEEEEEEEEEEEEEEEQEEEEEVKSEEEDERVQQTIKITDDDARDQFEKTDEEDQDLEMDNEDEEEEEGEKLDYVEIKEDDKDAEEEPLVQQLDLKILASEKLHIDQIPESEEETLLPEHDEDEFADIVDDHDENNNNSESRKTEPKRKRKVHVPFEKLRRVGSRAPHKEEHLSKHEKVLKEAKERHAIKEVKDAIVKEEEPVKKALKEEEDAKKLPKEKKQVKKLLKEEKEIKKPSKEKKEVKKPAKEEEEVKKPLKEEKVKKQLKEEKEVKKPPKEHKEVRKHKRLSKKEEEVKERPKEEKEIKKPLRDKKEVKKPPREEKETKKPPKEEKEIKKPPKKEKEEKRPPKAAEVTKEEKKPPKEEKEEKKPIKEAKDKHKPENKEERALKKERDVKKPLKEEKEVKKSPKEEERPSKKEKEVRKLLKEEKEAKKPAKEDKEEEKPLKTEREEKIPSKKQKEVKKPPKEEKEVKKPPKEEKEVKKPQKEEKEPKKPTKDEKEPEKPTKDEKEPKKPTKEEKEIKKPQKEDKEVKKPLKKEKEEKETPKEKREVKKPSKEDKKEKKPIKEETEDEKPHKEAKIPTKDEKEVKKPHKEEKEVKKPPKEEKEGKKPLKDKEIEKLLKQVKEEKESPKDKKGVKQPSEDKKVKKPIKDEKEEKKPLEEKREMKKPSKEDKEEKKPLKEKKEVKKPSEEEKKPLKEKKEVKKPSEEEKKPLKEKKEVKKPSEEEKKPLKEKKEVKKPSEEEKKPLKEKKEVKKPSEEEKKPLKEKKEVKKPSEEEKKPLKEREVKTPPKEDKKEKEEKKPIKEAKKEAESKKEKISKDGKEPIKPSKQEKEIKTTTKEDKEPTKKRVTKTEAKPKKSAKRIKVVKKEVASVLKKEHLNVTKAAEEPKKSAKVLKFAKKQIAPALKKEHKNVTKAAEVPEVPKVTAKPEVTKKVAAPKEAKKEPKQKIKRKPVKPDIDAVKEKEKAAPKKKEAEVSELKPKPGQKDAAVTKEKAKRAPPKKEVPKKKAKAAPAKKEAAAPKEKVKPVILTKEQEGAPKNATLAKERVKIVPMKKVVKAPKKEVKAVSAKTKSAKIKTKPTPVVKEAEAPHKNVSLTKEKVKVVPLKKVPVTPKEKVKAAPTKKEAEVLKEKKAEPVTPKKEAELLKEKKPEPVTPKKEAEVLKEKKAEPVTPKKAPVSKAKPAPAKKKKVPVTPKEKVEPAPTKKDAEVLKEKKAEPVIPKKAPVSKAKPAPAKKKKEVEAPKEKVKPVILTKEQEGAPKNATLAKERVKIVPMKKEVKVPKEKVKVSAKTKPAKIKTKPTPVVKEAEAPHKNISLTKEKVKVVPLKKVPVTLKEKVKPAPVKKEAEVLKEKKAEPVTPKKVPVTPKEKVKPAPTKKEAEIVKEKKAEPVTPKKAPVTKAKPAKKKKEVETPKEKAKPVILTKEQEGAPKNATLAKERVKIVPMKKVVKAPKEKVKVSAKIKPAKIKTKPAPVLKEAEVPQKNISLTKEKAKVVPLKKVPVTPKEKVKPAPTTKEAEVLKEKKAEPVTPKKAPVAKAKPAPAKKKKEVEAPKEKAKPAAVKKEAKPALAKKVEVAKEKPKPAQEKKAPSKKEAEIKKEKLKSLLKKEPKVTKEKVKPAVKKDILRKKIKPVHVKKEVEAPKEKDKPAAVKKAMLRKKTKAVPVRRVEKKAEKEEKAKEDRVLKEIQESAKKEKAATKKAAKEEKVKAEPSVSDSLLMEDELPYFQCFFVDEDEAQFPFYAFSPLQI; from the exons ggGCCAAACCTGCCTCTGCTACTGCAGCCGGTGGCTCCAATGGAGCAGCAGCACCACAGCCGGGCTTCCTCAGATCCGGAGCTCTGAGTCTCCTCAATAAGCTGAAGGTGTCCGTGGAGCTGCTGATCGCCCTGGCTGCTCTGCTCTCCTGGGTGGTCGTGGGTGTGGTGATGTTTGACTTTGTGGAGTACAAAGCAGTCCCTG ACATTCAGCAAATCATTACGGACCCTGTTAAAGCTGTAAACGATGCTGTGGATGAAGCCACCAGCCTGCTCAATAAGTTTCAAG AATGTGCACCTGATTTAAGTGACCCCATGTCTGCTGCCACTTATGCAGCTGAGGAAATATCAGCAGCAAAAGATGGAGTTGTTCGATACTTTTCAGATGAGGAAG GGACCTTCTACCTCAGCTACATCGACCCTGTTGTCATTGGTAGACGAGCTTTCCATTCAACTAATGACTTCATGTGTGGAGTGGTGGGCGGCTGCAGGGACACACTATGTACTGTTGTGGACTCTATATTAGATACCATACAGGAGATAAATAAAG GAAAAATTGATCTTAGCTACATAGACCCTGTGGTAATAGGCAGAGGTGTCTTCAATGTTACTAATGAGTTCGTGTGTGGAGTGGTGGGCTACATCCAGGGTGTGCTCTGTTCGATACTGGACACTATACTGGATGTAGTGAAAG gagtCACTGACATTAGCTTCATAGACCCAGTAGTAATCGGCAGGAATACCTTCGGCGCTACTAATGACTTTGTGAATGGAATAGTGGGCTACATCCAGAGCGTACTCTGTACCATCATAGACAGTATCCTGGAAATAGTTAAAG gaACAACTGACATTAGCTTCATTGACCCTGTGGTTATTGGCAGGAATGTCTTCAGTGTTACTAATGACTTTGTGAGTGGAATAGCAGGATACATCCAGGATGTGCTCTGTGTAATCTTGGATGTGATACTGGACACATTAAAAG ATATTCAGCAGGCAGTGGGATTCAGTCCCATGTCGGTTCTGAAGACAACTGCGGACATCACCAAAGAACAGATCAGCATGCTTGTGAGCTACTTCTCAGCAACACTGATTGGTGAAGAAG gaaTCATGCCTGAAGTGTCCCTCGACCCCATGAAGGTTGTTGAGGATGCAGTGCTGGAGTTCACAGACAAGAAAGATTTGTTTGTGGCTTATATGTCAAGCATGTTGGTTGGTGATCAAG gTGAACCTGCCGCCCCTCCAGTTGTAAATGTAGTAACTGAAAAAG ATGAAGCTGTCGCTGCCCCATCTGACATCAATTTGGTGAGAAGGAAAG GTGAATTTCTGCCTCCATTTGAAAAAG TTGCAGAGATCTTACACACTGCCAAAGATGAAGCTGCTCCTGCTGCAGAGTTAAGTGAAGACTCaaagacggaggaggaggaggaggagaaggaggaggaggaggaggaggaggaggctgaagTGCCACCTGAAGCCGCTAGTGAAGCAGATGTGCAGGATGCAGAGGAAGATGAGG TGAAACATGTCGACCTTGAAGAAAAAGAATCTGAAACTCCTCTGGAGGAGGAAATCCTTGATCATGACagcaaggaggaggagaaggaagaggctgataaagaggaagaagaggagattATAACAGAGGAAGCTGCAGAGCAGTTGGAGAAAGAGGAAGgcgaggaacaggaggaggacaaaaaagaagaggagggtgAAGAAGATCAAGGAAAGACAGAGGAGGCTGTGgatgaagaagatgaggagGCACAAGCAGCAGACGGGGTGGTAGaagacaaagaggaggaggaggagatcaaaactgaagatgttttggtagaagaagaggaggaggaagtggaggaggagatcAAAACTGAAGATTATTTggtagaagaagaggaggaggaagtggaggaggagatcaaaactgatgatgttttggtagaagaagaggaggaggaagaggaggaggagatcaaAACTGAAGATGATTTggtagaagaagaggaggagaaagaggaggaggagatcaaAACTGAAGATGATTTggtagaagaagaggaggaggaagaggaggaggagatcgaAACTGAAGATGCTTTggtagaagaagaggaggaggaagaggaggagaccaAAACAATAGATGCTTtggtagaagaggaggaggaggaggagaccaaaacagaagaTGCTTTGctagaagatgaagatgaggaggaggaggaggaggccaaaCCTGAAGAAGTTTTGTTAGAagatgaggagaaggagaaagaggaggaggagaccaaaacagaagaagacttggcagaagatgaagatgaggagaaggaggaggagaccaAAACTGAAGATGTTTTGTTAGAAGacgaagatgaggaggaggaggaggaggaggatgaggaagatgaTAAGACCAAAACTGACAAAGACTTGGCAGAAGATGTGGAGAAGGAGGAACCAAAACTTGAAGACCtagcagaagaagaggaggaggaggaggaggaagaggaggaggaggaggaagagcaagaggaggaggaggaggttaaGTCAGAAGAAGAGGATGAAAGAGTCCAacaaaccatcaaaattacTGACGATGATGCCAGAGATCAGTTCGAGAAAACTGATGAAGAAGATCAGGATCTAGAAATGGACaatgaggatgaagaggaggaggaaggagaaaaactGGACTATGTAGAGATCAAGGAGGATGATAAAGATGCAGAAGAAGAACCATTAGTCCAACAGCTTGATCTTAAAATTCTGGCATCAGAAAAGCTCCATATTGATCAGATACCTGAATCTGAAGAAGAAACTTTACTACCTGAACATGATGAAGACGAATTCGCTGACATTGTTGATGATCAcgatgaaaacaacaacaacagtgagAGCAGAAAGACTGAGCCTAAACGTAAGAGGAAGGTTCATGTTCCCTTTGAGAAGCTCAGACGAGTCGGATCCAGAGCGCCTCACAAAGAAGAACATCTCAGCAAACATGAGAAAG TTCTCAAAGAGGCAAAGGAAAGACATGCAATTAAAGAAGTTAAAGATGCCATTGTTAAAG AAGAGGAGCCAGTGAAGAAGGCTCtcaaagaagaggaagatgcGAAGAAGCTGcccaaagaaaagaaacaagtaAAGAAACTCCtcaaagaagagaaagaaataaagaaaccctctaaagaaaagaaagaggtgAAGAAACCAGccaaagaagaggaggaagtcaAGAAACCTCTCAAAGAAGAGAAGGTGAAGAAACAactcaaagaagaaaaagaagtcaAGAAACCACCTAAAGAGCACAAAGAAGTAAGGAAACATAAGAGACTTTctaaaaaagaggaagaagtgaAAGAACGAcccaaagaagaaaaagaaatcaagaaaCCTCTTAGAGACAAGAAAGAAGTGAAGAAGCCACctagagaagagaaagaaaccaAGAAACCTCctaaagaggagaaagaaattAAGAAACCTCCcaaaaaggagaaagaggagaagagacCTCCTAAAGCTGCAGAAGTGacgaaagaagagaagaaacctcctaaagaagagaaagaggagaagaaaccTATTAAAGAAGCTAAAGATAAAcataaacctgaaaataaagaGGAGAGGGCCCTTAAAAAGGAGAGGGATGTGAAGAAACCTCttaaagaagagaaagaggtAAAGAAATCTCccaaagaagaggagagaccatctaagaaggagaaagaagttAGGAAACTTCtcaaggaggaaaaagaagccAAGAAACCAGCCAAAGaagacaaggaggaggagaaacctctcaaaacagagagagaagagaagataccttctaaaaaacagaaagaagtgaAGAAACCACccaaagaagagaaagaagtcaAGAAACCACccaaagaagagaaagaagtcaAGAAACCtcaaaaagaagagaaagaaccCAAGAAACCTACCAAAGATGAGAAAGAACCCGAGAAACCTACCAAAGACGAAAAAGAACCCAAGAAACCTAccaaagaagagaaagaaatcaAGAAACCTCAAAAGGAAGATAAAGAAGTTAAGAAACctctgaaaaaagagaaagaagaaaaggaaactcccaaagaaaagagagaagtgAAGAAACCTtccaaagaagacaaaaaggagaagaaacctatcaaagaagagacagaagatGAGAAACCTCACAAAGAAGCCAAGATACCTACCAAAGATGAGAAAGAAGTAAAGAAACCTCacaaggaagagaaagaagttAAGAAACCTcccaaagaagaaaaagaaggaaagaaacctCTCAAAGATAAGGAAATTGAGAAACTCCTCAAACAAGTCAAAGAAGAAAAGGAATCTCCCAAAGACAAGAAAGGAGTGAAGCAACCTTCAGAagacaaaaaagtcaagaaacCTATCAAAGatgagaaagaagagaagaaacctcttgaagaaaagagagaaatgaaGAAACCTTCCAAAGAGgacaaagaggaaaagaaaccccttaaagaaaagaaggaagtaAAGAAAccttctgaagaagaaaagaaaccccttaaagaaaagaaggaagtgAAGAAGccttctgaagaagaaaagaaaccccttaaagaaaagaaggaagtgAAGAAAccttctgaagaagaaaagaaaccccttaaagaaaagaaggaagtgAAGAAGccttctgaagaagaaaagaaaccccttaaagaaaagaaggaagtgAAGAAAccttctgaagaagaaaagaaaccccttaaagaaaagaaggaagtgAAGAAACCTtctgaagaagagaagaaaccCCTTAAAGAAAGGGAGGTGAAGACACCTCCCAAAGAagataaaaaagagaaagaggagaagaaaccTATTAAAGAAGCCAAAAAAGAGGCAgaatcaaagaaagaaaagatttcAAAAGATGGAAAGGAACCAATAAAGCCTTCTAAACAAGAGAAAGAAATCAAGACAACTaccaaagaagacaaagaacCAACGAAGAAGAGAGTCACCAAGACAG AAGCTAAACCCAAAAAGTCTGCAAAGAGAATTAAAGTAGTCAAGAAGGAAGTTGCATCTGTCCTCAAGAAGGAGCATCTTAATGTTACCAAAGCAG CTGAAGAACCCAAGAAGTCTGCAAAGGTGCTTAAATTTGCTAAAAAGCAAATAGCTCCTGCCCTGAAAAAGGAACATAAGAATGTTACTAAAGCAG CAGAGGTTCCTGAAGTCCCAAAGGTGACAGCCAAACCAGAAGTGACAAAGAAAG TGGCAGCTCCCAAGGAGGCCAAGAAGGAACCAAAGCAAAAAATCAAACGTAAACCTGTAAAACCag ATATCGATGCAgtgaaggaaaaggaaaaagcagCCCCTAAAAAGAAAG aaGCTGAAGTTTCTGAACTAAAGCCCAAACCTGGTCAGAAAG atgCTGCAGTTACTAAAGAAAAAGCCAAGCGAGCTCCACCAAAGAAGG AAGTTccaaagaaaaaggccaaagCAGCTCCAGCAAAGAAAG AGGCTGCTGCTCCTAAAGAAAAGGTCAAACCAGTCATCTTGACCAAAG AACAAGAAGGTGCTCCCAAAAATGCCACTCTGGCCAAAGAGAGGGTCAAAATAGTGCCTATGAAGAAAG TGGTCAAGGcaccaaaaaaagaagtcaaagcTGTCTCTGCAAAGACAA aatctgcaaaaatcaagacaaaaccAACACCGGTAGTTAAAG agGCAGAAGCACCACACAAAAATGTGTCTCTAACAAAGGAGAAGGTGAAGGTGGTGCCACTGAAGAAAG TGCCTGTAACTCCGAAAGAAAAAGTCAAAGCAGCACCAACAAAAAAAG AAGCTGAAGTTCTCAAGGAGAAGAAGGCTGAGCCAGTGACTCCAAAGAAAG AAGCTGAACTTCTCAAGGAGAAGAAGCCTGAGCCAGTGACTCCCAAGAAAG AAGCTGAAGTTCTCAAGGAGAAGAAGGCTGAGCCAGTGACTCCAAAGAAAG caCCTGTTTCTAAGGCAAAACCAGCACCTGCTAAAAAGAAGAAAG tGCCTGTGActccaaaagaaaaagttgaaCCAGCACCAACAAAAAAAG ATGCTGAAGTTCTCAAGGAGAAGAAGGCTGAGCCAGTGATTCCCAAGAAAG CACCTGTTTCTAAGGCAAAACCAGCACCTGCTAAAAAGAAGAAAG AAGTGGAGGCTCCTAAGGAAAAGGTCAAACCAGTCATCTTGACCAAAG AACAAGAAGGTGCTCCCAAAAATGCCACTCTGGCCAAAGAGAGGGTCAAAATAGTGCCTATGAAGAAAG aggtCAAGGTGCCAAAAGAGAAGGTCAAAGTCTCTGCAAAGACAA aACCTgcaaaaatcaagacaaaaccAACACCAGTAGTAAAAG aGGCAGAAGCACCACACAAAAATATCTCTCTAACCAAGGAGAAGGTGAAGGTGGTGCCACTGAAGAAAG tGCCTGTAACTCTGAAAGAAAAAGTCAAACCAGCACCAGTGAAAAAAG AAGCTGAAGTTCTCAAGGAGAAGAAGGCTGAGCCAGTGACTCCCAAGAAAG TGCCTGTAACTCcgaaagaaaaagtgaaaccaGCACCAACTAAAAAAG AAGCTGAAATTGTCAAGGAAAAGAAGGCTGAGCCAGTGACTCCCAAGAAAG CACCTGTTACAAAGGCAAAACctgctaaaaagaaaaaag aagtgGAGACTCCAAAAGAAAAGGCCAAACCAGTCATCTTGACCAAAG AACAAGAAGGTGCTCCCAAAAATGCCACTCTGGCCAAAGAAAGGGTCAAAATAGTGCCTATGAAGAAAG tgGTCAAAGCACCAAAAGAGAAAGTCAAAGTCTCTGCTAAGATAA AACCTgcaaaaatcaagacaaaaccAGCACCAGTGCTTAAAG AGGCAGAAGTACCACAGAAAAATATCTCTCTAACAAAGGAGAAGGCCAAAGTGGTGCCACTGAAGAAAG tGCCTGTAActccaaaagaaaaagtgaaaccaGCACCAACAACAAAAG AAGCTGAAGTTCTCAAGGAGAAGAAGGCTGAGCCAGTGACTCCCAAGAAAG CACCTGTTGCTAAGGCAAAACCAGCACCTGCTAAAAAGAAGAAAG AAGTGGAGGCTCCTAAAGAAAAGGCCAAACCTGCTGCAGTAAAGAAAG AGGCCAAGCCAGCCCTGGCCAAAAAAG TAGAGGTTGCAAAGGAGAAACCTAAACCAGCTCAAGAAAAGAAAg CTCCTTCtaaaaaagaagctgaaataaagaaggaaaagctcaaatCCCTCCTAAAGAAAG AGCCCAaagtaacaaaagaaaaagtcaaaccAGCTGttaaaaaag ACATTTTGAGGAAAAAGATCAAACCTGTCCACGTGAAGAAAG AAGTGGAGGCTCCTAAAGAAAAGGACAAACCTGCAGCAGTAAAGAAAG CCATGTTGAGGAAAAAGACCAAAGCAGTCCCTGTGAGGAGAG ttgagaagaaggcagaaaaggaggagaaagctAAAG AGGATCGAGTTCTTAAAGAGATACAGGAGTCTGCAAAGAAAG AAAAAGCTGCGACGAAGAAAGCTGCCAAGGAGGAGAAAGTTAAAG CAGAGCCTTCTGTATCAGACAGCCTTCTCATGGAGG